A part of Terriglobia bacterium genomic DNA contains:
- a CDS encoding lamin tail domain-containing protein, translating into MLVLALTLVGATLTMATPDGAEPPRQQGPCDIYGAAGTPCVAAHSTTRALYASYNGPLYQVKRQSDGKTLDIGVVQPVASPVPDAGGHANAAAQDAFCANTTCVINLIYDQSGKGNHLYQAPPGTFKGPAKGGFDTQPIADMAPITIGGHEAYGVYIMPGMGFRNNNATGIAINDEPEGIYYVIDSTHYDSGCCFDYGNSSTNGRAVGTGTMETTYYGTATAWGSGSGPGPWIMADMEAGLFSGYNGKQNIADPTIDSWRFVTAVVDGGGGNKWDLRGGNAQKGGLTTFYSGIRPGSLTNNSYYPMHKQGAVLLGTGGDNGNGSSGTFYEGVMTTGYPTEATTDAVQANIVAAKYEVQRVGLSRVTTFTPKSAQDVTETFTNTTGAPAAGVKLSIFAPTGWTALASGATGASLTFSAPVAPGASVSATFKVASPATTGAGFLTGKSEWTDPATRRTQFETTTARVRNVLPIKINEVRFSTSTNATNQFIELYNASASTVDLSNWSLINTQSQWAPVKLATIPAGTKLAGNAFYLLGLSNSGLAAPASRGTTTINVRSTTGFEVGQQIDIDGETCTIVTVGTAATAMTTLFVPVSTGPWITIPAGSTNLPVTSSIGFAVGQKIGIDIGGNYELATVTAAGKAATQTTLSAAAVAGATNIKIAANANMTVGDTLTVGTGGRKELVTVASVGTTGASGTGVDLAAPLKFDHMSGVDVSDAGTGISFSPATSFPHVSGDAVQALGSGITLDSPLVNAHAYGAAVVNPLATTVGYQGPQAPNQWFGSNLSTRAGSIALTDAGGVVVVDAMVYGSQQSSSSGNGTIASPEIATLEADQGKGGCIVVVPSPANGAGRSRGRFPDGLDTDSNCTDFLLQPATTLSAASAAGANNIKVASVAGFAAGQAIMIDTGASLETAVIATVGTAGATTVGAATVVGATVIPVAGGMGVARTRRRRLSSPPPAAEAAPQSPLPHRSLLRTRPVHRSPAAASPSPLH; encoded by the coding sequence ATGCTTGTACTGGCGCTCACACTGGTTGGCGCCACGTTGACGATGGCTACACCGGACGGGGCGGAGCCGCCCCGGCAGCAGGGCCCGTGTGACATCTATGGCGCAGCGGGCACCCCCTGCGTAGCCGCCCACAGCACCACGCGCGCGCTGTACGCCTCCTACAACGGCCCGCTCTACCAGGTCAAGCGCCAGTCGGACGGCAAAACCTTGGACATTGGCGTCGTCCAGCCCGTCGCGTCGCCGGTCCCGGATGCGGGCGGACACGCCAATGCGGCCGCGCAGGACGCGTTCTGCGCCAATACGACCTGCGTCATCAACCTCATCTACGACCAGTCCGGCAAGGGCAACCACCTTTACCAGGCGCCCCCAGGCACATTCAAGGGCCCGGCGAAGGGCGGATTTGACACGCAACCGATCGCGGATATGGCGCCAATTACGATCGGCGGCCACGAGGCCTACGGCGTCTACATCATGCCGGGCATGGGATTCCGCAACAACAATGCCACCGGCATCGCGATCAATGACGAGCCGGAGGGCATCTACTACGTCATAGACAGCACACACTACGACAGCGGCTGCTGCTTTGACTACGGCAACTCCTCGACGAACGGCCGTGCCGTGGGCACAGGCACCATGGAAACCACCTATTACGGCACCGCAACCGCCTGGGGCAGCGGTAGCGGCCCCGGCCCATGGATCATGGCCGACATGGAAGCCGGCCTGTTCTCCGGATACAACGGGAAGCAGAATATCGCCGATCCGACCATCGATTCCTGGCGGTTCGTGACCGCCGTCGTCGACGGCGGTGGCGGCAACAAATGGGATCTCCGCGGCGGCAACGCGCAGAAGGGCGGCCTGACGACCTTCTACAGCGGAATTCGACCCGGCTCACTTACCAACAACAGCTATTACCCGATGCACAAGCAGGGGGCCGTCCTCCTGGGCACTGGCGGGGACAACGGCAACGGTTCGTCTGGCACCTTCTATGAGGGTGTGATGACGACCGGCTATCCGACCGAAGCCACCACAGATGCCGTGCAGGCCAACATCGTGGCTGCCAAGTACGAAGTGCAGCGCGTGGGGCTGTCGCGGGTCACGACGTTCACGCCGAAATCGGCGCAGGACGTCACCGAGACTTTCACGAATACCACGGGGGCGCCCGCGGCGGGCGTCAAGTTGAGCATATTCGCGCCCACGGGGTGGACCGCCTTGGCCTCAGGCGCCACCGGCGCGTCGCTGACGTTCAGCGCCCCGGTCGCGCCGGGTGCGAGCGTGAGCGCGACCTTCAAGGTCGCCTCGCCGGCGACGACCGGAGCCGGCTTCCTGACCGGCAAATCCGAGTGGACGGACCCGGCGACCCGCAGGACGCAATTTGAGACAACTACTGCGAGAGTGCGGAACGTCCTCCCGATCAAGATCAACGAGGTCCGCTTCAGCACCAGCACCAACGCGACCAACCAGTTCATCGAGCTATACAACGCCTCCGCCAGCACCGTCGACCTCTCCAACTGGAGCCTGATCAACACCCAAAGCCAGTGGGCCCCTGTCAAGCTGGCGACGATCCCGGCCGGGACGAAGCTCGCGGGCAACGCCTTCTACTTGCTTGGCCTCTCCAACTCGGGACTGGCAGCCCCCGCAAGCCGAGGGACGACCACCATCAACGTCAGAAGCACCACCGGCTTCGAGGTCGGCCAGCAGATCGACATCGATGGCGAGACCTGCACGATCGTAACCGTCGGGACGGCAGCCACGGCCATGACGACGCTGTTCGTGCCCGTGTCCACGGGGCCGTGGATCACCATCCCCGCCGGCTCGACCAACCTGCCTGTCACGAGCTCGATCGGCTTCGCGGTCGGCCAGAAGATCGGCATCGACATCGGCGGCAACTACGAACTGGCCACAGTCACCGCGGCCGGCAAGGCGGCCACGCAAACGACCCTGTCGGCGGCGGCGGTCGCGGGGGCTACCAACATCAAGATCGCAGCCAACGCCAACATGACGGTCGGTGACACGCTGACGGTCGGCACCGGCGGACGCAAGGAGCTCGTCACGGTTGCGAGCGTCGGCACCACCGGCGCGAGCGGCACGGGCGTCGATTTGGCCGCACCGCTGAAGTTCGACCACATGTCAGGCGTTGACGTGTCCGATGCGGGGACGGGGATCAGCTTCTCGCCGGCTACGAGCTTCCCGCACGTAAGCGGCGACGCGGTACAGGCGCTGGGAAGCGGCATCACGCTCGACAGCCCCCTGGTCAACGCCCACGCGTACGGCGCGGCCGTGGTCAACCCCCTGGCCACAACGGTAGGCTACCAGGGGCCGCAGGCGCCCAATCAGTGGTTCGGGAGCAACCTCTCCACCAGGGCCGGCTCGATCGCACTGACGGATGCCGGCGGCGTGGTGGTCGTCGATGCCATGGTCTACGGATCCCAGCAGAGCAGCTCGAGCGGTAACGGGACCATCGCCAGCCCCGAGATTGCCACCCTCGAGGCCGACCAAGGCAAGGGTGGCTGCATCGTGGTGGTGCCCAGCCCGGCCAATGGCGCCGGCAGGAGCCGGGGCCGCTTCCCGGACGGTCTCGACACCGACAGCAACTGCACCGATTTCCTGTTGCAGCCCGCCACCACCCTGTCGGCCGCTTCGGCCGCCGGCGCGAACAATATCAAAGTCGCCAGCGTGGCAGGCTTTGCCGCCGGCCAGGCGATTATGATTGATACCGGCGCGAGCCTCGAGACCGCCGTCATCGCGACGGTCGGCACGGCAGGCGCCACCACGGTGGGCGCCGCTACCGTCGTGGGCGCAACCGTGATCCCTGTCGCCGGCGGGATGGGAGTGGCGCGAACCAGGAGACGGCGGTTGTCGTCTCCGCCACCGGCGGCAGAGGCGGCGCCACAATCACCGTTGCCGCACCGCTCACTTTTGCGCACGCGGCCGGTGCACAGGTCTCCGGCAGCGGCATCACCCTCACCGCTGCATTGA
- a CDS encoding acetylxylan esterase, giving the protein MKNHRSVFPICIILALVALVWAGSALIAQQSSAGAAQNAQAPPAPKGPPSQAETQKDHQNMMAQLGIRKLRPGPSGNESAPNHANYDEALANPYPNLPDVLTLKNGKKVKTARDWWNKRRPEIVEDFDREVLGRIPRNVPKVTWEVVNKTEAKIGDHPVIGKQLVGHVDNSSYPDIKVDIQMILVLPADAKGPVPVMMMFGGFQRLPGTPPPAGAAGRGFGAPPAGSDPPATQQLIADGWGYADISPNSIQADNGAGLTKGIIGLVNKAKFRKPDDWGSLRAWGWGASRALDYLETDKAVDAKHVGIEGVSRYGKAALVTMAFDTRFAVVLVGSSGEGGAKLHRRNWGEAVENLTGSGEYHWMAGNFLKYGAEEADFGSKNAGDIPVDAHELIALCAPRLTFISYGVPEKGDAKWLDHQGSFMAAIAAGPVFRLLGAKDLGRSDDYRTEKMPPVNTGLLEGQLAWRQHDGGHTDGPNWKYFIPWADKFFKRTR; this is encoded by the coding sequence ATGAAAAACCACCGATCAGTTTTCCCAATCTGCATCATATTGGCCCTCGTTGCACTGGTCTGGGCCGGGTCTGCTCTGATCGCTCAGCAATCCAGTGCCGGAGCGGCTCAAAATGCCCAGGCCCCTCCGGCCCCCAAAGGCCCGCCTTCGCAAGCGGAAACACAAAAGGATCATCAGAACATGATGGCGCAGCTGGGGATCCGGAAACTCCGTCCGGGCCCGAGCGGAAATGAATCTGCTCCCAATCACGCTAATTATGATGAAGCTCTTGCAAATCCTTATCCGAATCTGCCGGATGTTTTGACCCTGAAAAACGGCAAAAAGGTCAAGACCGCGAGAGACTGGTGGAACAAGAGGCGGCCTGAAATCGTCGAGGATTTCGATCGGGAGGTCTTGGGACGAATCCCTCGGAATGTGCCCAAAGTGACGTGGGAAGTCGTCAACAAGACCGAGGCCAAAATCGGCGATCACCCAGTGATCGGCAAGCAACTGGTCGGCCATGTCGATAATTCCTCGTACCCGGATATCAAAGTTGACATACAGATGATCCTGGTTCTCCCGGCGGACGCGAAAGGTCCGGTTCCCGTGATGATGATGTTCGGCGGATTTCAACGGTTGCCTGGGACACCGCCTCCGGCCGGAGCAGCAGGCCGTGGATTCGGCGCTCCTCCAGCCGGGAGCGACCCGCCGGCAACGCAGCAGCTGATAGCAGACGGCTGGGGTTATGCGGATATAAGCCCGAACAGCATTCAAGCAGATAACGGCGCCGGGCTTACCAAGGGCATCATCGGTCTCGTGAATAAAGCGAAATTCCGCAAGCCCGATGACTGGGGTTCTCTCCGGGCCTGGGGATGGGGCGCATCCCGTGCGCTGGATTATCTGGAAACCGACAAAGCGGTGGATGCCAAACATGTCGGGATTGAAGGCGTGTCGCGTTACGGCAAAGCCGCCCTAGTAACCATGGCTTTCGATACAAGGTTTGCCGTCGTGCTCGTCGGCTCTTCAGGGGAGGGAGGCGCCAAGCTGCACCGCCGCAATTGGGGTGAGGCTGTGGAAAACCTGACCGGATCGGGCGAATACCACTGGATGGCTGGAAACTTCCTGAAATACGGTGCCGAAGAAGCCGATTTCGGCAGCAAGAATGCAGGGGACATTCCGGTGGATGCACATGAACTGATTGCACTCTGCGCACCGCGCCTGACTTTCATCAGCTACGGCGTACCGGAGAAAGGAGATGCAAAATGGCTCGATCACCAGGGCAGCTTCATGGCGGCTATCGCTGCGGGTCCGGTATTCCGGCTCCTGGGCGCGAAAGACTTAGGACGGTCCGACGATTACAGGACAGAGAAAATGCCGCCCGTGAACACAGGCCTGCTCGAAGGCCAGCTTGCCTGGCGGCAACACGATGGCGGACACACCGATGGTCCGAACTGGAAATATTTCATTCCTTGGGCAGACAAATTTTTCAAACGCACTCGTTAG